Within Paenibacillus sabinae T27, the genomic segment TGTTGACATCTTAAATCCTCCTTCAGTGTTAAAGATTTAAAAGCAACAGTTCTAATATGCCCTTGAAGAAAATTCGTTATGCGACGAAACCTTGCTACTTTCAGGTAATCCAGCCGCCGTTCGGACTGATGATTTGCCCATTGATATAACCGGATTCCGGCAGCGCCAAAAAATAGACAAGTGACGCTATTTCTTCCGGCGCGGCCAACCGGCCCGCAGGAATTTCATCCTCCAGCATCCGAATCTCGTCCTCCGCCAGGTTATCCAGCATCGCGGTCCGCACCGCTCCCGGAGCCACCGCGTTCACCGTAACGCCCGAGGGAGCCAATTCTTTGGCCAGCGCCTTGGTAAACGCATTGACCCCGCCCTTGCTCGCGGAATAGGCGACTTCGCAGGATGCGCCTGAAACGCCCCATACCGAAGACACGTTGATGATCCGGCCAAACCGCTGAGAAACCATATAAGGCATAAAAATCTGGCTGCACAGAAAGGTTCCCTTTAAGTTGATGTCCATGACATCGTCCCAGTCTTCTTCGGTAAGATCGGCCAGCATGCCGTAGTGCGATTTTCCGGCGTTGTTCACCAGTATATCGGGCTGCATGCCGCTGGCAGCAAGACGTTCCGCCATACGCTGCAGCTGGCTCCGGTCCCTGAGATCTGCAGCAACGGTCATTACTTGGGAGCCCAAGTTCATGCAGCGCCGCGCTACTTCATTGGCCGCCTCATGGGAATTCATATAATGAATGACAACCTT encodes:
- the ymfI gene encoding elongation factor P 5-aminopentanone reductase, which translates into the protein MQIAGESGKPLGETTVLITGGSGGIGGAIAERFASARMKVVIHYMNSHEAANEVARRCMNLGSQVMTVAADLRDRSQLQRMAERLAASGMQPDILVNNAGKSHYGMLADLTEEDWDDVMDINLKGTFLCSQIFMPYMVSQRFGRIINVSSVWGVSGASCEVAYSASKGGVNAFTKALAKELAPSGVTVNAVAPGAVRTAMLDNLAEDEIRMLEDEIPAGRLAAPEEIASLVYFLALPESGYINGQIISPNGGWIT